One Myxococcales bacterium genomic window carries:
- a CDS encoding glutathione S-transferase family protein, producing the protein MSESVPELLQLPRSHFNEKARWGFDFKRVAHQRTSLLAGLQRPSVQRLTGQPFVPVARFAEGYTVGSAAILAELERYQPEPPLLPKDEAQRAEILKIQDHFDEVVGPATRCGVFAFLVDDPEFFARVFGGHVGLIRRKLFEGFAMAANSVIKKSYRLDRPGALDQALADTQEALDWVASKSTTTGYLVGDCFTLADLTAASLLALTIDTGHPAMQLPEPWSSEYRAWLARWQDHPGTAWVRTMYDRHRGSSAAL; encoded by the coding sequence ATGAGCGAATCCGTCCCCGAACTGCTGCAACTTCCGCGTTCCCACTTCAACGAAAAAGCGCGCTGGGGCTTTGACTTCAAGCGGGTTGCGCACCAACGCACTTCGCTCCTGGCAGGCCTGCAGCGTCCGTCTGTGCAACGGCTGACTGGGCAGCCCTTCGTACCGGTCGCTCGCTTTGCTGAAGGCTACACGGTCGGGTCGGCGGCGATCCTCGCGGAACTCGAACGCTACCAACCGGAACCGCCCCTGTTGCCAAAAGATGAAGCGCAACGGGCCGAAATACTGAAGATTCAAGATCACTTCGACGAAGTCGTGGGTCCCGCTACGCGATGCGGAGTCTTTGCGTTCTTGGTGGACGACCCGGAATTCTTCGCGCGCGTATTTGGCGGTCACGTAGGGCTCATACGCCGCAAACTCTTCGAAGGCTTTGCGATGGCCGCGAACTCGGTGATCAAGAAGAGCTATCGGCTGGATCGACCTGGCGCGCTCGATCAGGCGCTCGCGGATACCCAAGAGGCACTCGACTGGGTTGCCAGCAAGAGTACGACGACCGGGTATCTGGTAGGCGACTGCTTCACGCTGGCGGACCTGACGGCCGCTTCGCTGCTGGCCCTGACAATTGATACGGGTCATCCAGCCATGCAATTGCCGGAGCCGTGGTCAAGCGAGTATCGAGCTTGGCTCGCACGCTGGCAGGACCATCCGGGTACGGCATGGGTACGTACGATGTATGACCGACACCGGGGTAGCTCCGCGGCGCTGTAG